GTTGCGCTTTATGTCTGAATTAAATGAAAAGGTTAACCAAGTGCCGTTGGAATGGCTGGAGGCGCCTGAAATACAAGAGGCTGTGGCGCTAGCTGAGGAAACAGCGTATTCACCAGCAGAATTGGCGGCTTATGATCGTTATTGGGATGCAATCAGCATCGAAAAAACACTGGTGGGAGATGCCTATAAATCTGGCCAAGATCAGGGTATTGCCTTGGGGTTTGAAAGAGGTTTAGAACAAGGGTTAGAACAAGGACGAGAACAAGGATGGGAAGAAGGGCAGAGAGAAATTAAATACGCTATGGCACGCAGGTTGTTAGCAAAAGGTCTGTCGGCAGAGGAGGTGGCTTCTTTGTCAGAATTGCCTCTGCAGGTGATTGAAACCCTCAAATTAAGCGTAGAATGACCCTTGGTAAGTAAGCCCAAAATCATAGTCGGCCTATCCGGTGGCGTGGATTCCTCTGTCGCTGCTATTCTTTTGTGTCAACAAGGTTATGACGTCCATGGCGTATTTATGCAAAACTGGGATCAAGACAATCAAGATCCATTCTGCAGCGCCAACCAAGATTTCCTAGATGCTAAAATGGTTTGTGAGCGTCTAGATATCCCATTGCAGACCGTGCGCTTTGCTAAGGAGTACTGGGAGCGAGTGTTCCAGCATTTCCTCGATGAATATGCCAAAGGCCGCACGCCCAATCCTGATATTTTGTGTAACAAAGAAATCAAATTTAAAGCCTTTCTGGATTATGCGATCTCTCAAGGTGCTGAGTTTATCGCCACGGGGCATTATGCGCGCTGTGTGCGCAAGGATGGGCAATATCAATTGCAGAAAGGTCTGGATGCTAACAAAGACCAAAGTTATTTTTTATATACGCTGCAGCAATCGCAGTTGGCGCGGAGTCTGTTTCCGCTGGGCGAGCTGGAAAAGCCGGCGGTGCGAGCCATGGCGCAAGCTGCCGGTCTTGCTAATCATGCGAAAAAAGACAGTACCGGGATTTGTTTTATCGGGGAGCGCAAATTTAAGGATTTTCTGGGTGAATATCTGTTGGCGCGGCCTGGTAATATCGAAAATGACAGTGGGAAAGTGATTGGGCGGCATAGTGGTTTGATGTTTTATACTTTGGGGCAGCGGCAAGGTTTGGGGATAGGGGGTAGGCAAGATGCTAAAGCGGATCCTTGGTATGTGGTAGCTAAAGATATTGCGCGAAATACGCTGATTGTGGGGCAGGGGCATGAGCATCCGCGGTTGTTGACTAAAGTTTTGCAGTGTCGGCAAATGCATTGGGTGTTGGGTCATGCGCCGCCTTTTCCGCTGCAATGTGCGGCGAAAACTCGGTATCGACAGCGTGATGCGGCTTGTATGGTCAGGCAATTGGGTGAGGATTATTTGCAGGTGGAGTTTTTTGAGCCGCAATGGGCGGTGACAGAGGGGCAGTCGGTGGTTTTTTATCAGGGAGAGGTTTGTTTGGGTGGGGGGGTGATTGAATGAGGCGAAGGATGCTAAGAGTTAATTTAATGACTGCTCACATCTCATATCAGCACGTCGTCCCGGCATCCATGTCATGAGTTTATACATAACAAGGTTTGTCATTCAGGTCCCCGCCTTCGCGGGGACCTGAATGACAAAGTTATTTTTCCTGGTAAGTTCTCTTTCTTATCCTTGGAAAGTTACTAATCATTCACTACTGGTGCTGGGGCTACTGCTGGGAGTGATGCTGTTATTAGTGCTGGTGCTGCTTTCGACGTTGGTTGAACTACTACTGCTGGCGGTGCTATCACTACTATTTGAGCTACTACTGCTGAGGGTACTGCTATCGCTGCTACTATTGCTGAGTGTGCTGCTATTGCTAGTACTTGAGCTGCTACCACCGCTACTATAGGGGAAAGTCACTGAGCTACCTAAGTATGAAGCAGAAGTCGAGACCCTTCGTCTTCGACCTGAAATAGTTTCAACATGTCCCACAAAAAGTTTTGCAGCTGGATTTTTATCTGAAAATTCAAATGTACTTTTAATATATTCATTTAATAAATGAACAGCAGTAGCCCCTGTCTTGTTGTTCCAAATTAAATCAGTTTGTTTAATCAAAAAATCGTAAACTTCAGCAGCTGTTCTTTTGTCATTTTTTGAAATTATGCAGTGTTGTAATAATGCTCCTATTTTAAGGTTATCCTGAATATATGGAGCTAAAATAATTGCTAAGTCGTCACCTAACAATATCTTGTTATAAAGTTCTGAGGCAAGCTTGCCGGAAGATTTAACATCAAGTACCGGCAAAGATGTTATAGATGTAGTTTTAGATAGCCAAGGTGAAGTTAATATAGATGGTTTTAGAAAACAAAGAATTTGTTGAGAAACGGGATTTTCCACGGTCAAATGGTCTATATGATCGAGGATTAGACTTGTAAATGCTTCTAGTTTTTCAGATAGCAGAATAGAAGCAGGTGAAGATATCGGTATTACTGGATAGGATAGTGTTGAACTTGAACTTGAACTTGAACTTGAACTTGAACTTACCACAAGTGTATTTTGATCTTTACAGTATTTCTCTAAAGTATGGTTAAGTAAAGCAAAAGCTATTTCCTCTTCATTAAGGAAAATAGCCAGCTTTAATGCTTCAGTGATAACTGCATCATCTTCTTGATCGAGGGGAGTTGAAATATTTGATTTTAGAGCAGCATGAAGCTTAAGCGCCTTGCCTTCTATAATTTTAATAAATGCACTTTGTAGATACTCAATTGATGTGGTTACATGATTTTCCAACTCTCTCAAGGTTAAAATTATATTTCGCAATGTGGCTAGTAATGGTAATTGATCGGTGATTTTTTGAGTAGCTTCTGTTTGAAGGTATGTAAGAAAATTTTCTGATTTCTTTTGAAGAGATATGGGCATTACAATCTGTGGAGGCGCTAGTTTGTAACTATTTGCAATAAAAGCATCAATAACGTTGCCGATAAGTCTATCCAGAGGTTCTATTGTAATTTCTCTAAGTAATTGTAAATCGATGAATGTATGGGTGACATAGGCATGATGGAGCTTAAATTTGTCTTGTAATATTTTTGATATATTGACCCCAGCAAACGTACAAAGAGAAATTAAATTACGTAGATGTTGGCCAAGATCTTCTAATGAAATTACTTTTGATGTATCTTGTATTATGCTTGACAAAATATTTTTTGTTGAATCGAGGCACTTTTCATATTTTTTGTAATCGCCTGTTAGAGTAATCATTGTTGGAAATTTCTCTCTACTAGTGAGATCGAGAGTAGGTTCTCTATCCGATGATGAGCGCGCAATGGATTTATGTTTGCTTTCTGTGTGAAGTGTTTCAGCTTCCAAATTTCTATGACTAAATAAGGAGAGATAATTTTCTAGGGCTTGATGGATGTGAGAATGCAGCGTAAATATCCCTGCTGGTAGAACTTTTTCTTGTAGTGATTTTTCTGTATTTAGTGAAGAGGTGGTGAAATTTTTAAAAAATACAGCTATATGAATATCTAAAAATTGAGTTTTTGTAATAAAATTAAAATTCTGGTATACATAGGGTTGAGCTAGTGCTAAGACAAATCGAAGCTCTCCTATCGCTCCGATGGGATCAGGGTCCATGCTGACAAGTTTTTTGTCCTTACCCTGCGGTGGGTTTTTCGACTGCCAAGCTCGCTCTAGCTGTTCAAAAGATTGAAATTGAGTGGTTGGATATTTTTGTGAAATAAACTCTCTTAGTATAGTTACTGCCTCAATTATCTCGGTGCATTGCGTGGTAATTTTAAGAATGCTTTCTGGTGGAATCTTAGATTCAGCAGGAGAATTCTTAGCTCTTTTGTCTAGCCAGGGCTTTAAAAAATCAAGCAACACCAAATACATGTTTGACATATGCAGAATCACATTGACCAAATCTGCATGCTGGCTAATTTTACCTGACTTCTTTTTAACATCCTTTAAAAAATTGGGCACTCGTTCAGTTAAAATTTTTGGATCAAGAAATCTGTATAGATATAAAGCAAATGAACTGTCTAGCAGATGTTCGATACGTGCACAGCTTTTAAGGATATCAAAATATTGTTGTTGGTATGACGGAAATTTATGTACTAAATGCCGGGTTCTTTCCTTCTCTTTGGGTTCGGTATCTAGAAAATCCAATATGTCGGTATAAAACTTTCGAATGGTTTCAATTCTTTTTGGTATAGTTAAAGGTTCTTGACGGGTTTCTTTCTCGGAGGAATCTTTTTTATCCTGAGGAAAAACTTTGTCTGGATTCCAGCTGCATTTTGTGCAGTAATATTGCAACCGGCTATGATAATTGATTAAAGATTTTGTGATTCCTATAATGTCTTTAAGCAGTGAAGATTCTGCGTTATCTGGATCTTTTAAGAAGTCTGAGAATTTTGTCAAATAAGTGTTGGCTGCCGCAGGTTCTGATATTTTTGGTTTGTCAGCTACTGGTATAAAACCATGCCTGACGCAGACCAGCAAAAATTCATTATAAATATAAACCAGTTTTGCCGTTCTTTTTGCTATTTCCTCATCTGAAGGTAATGAGCTTACTTGCAGTAATTCTTTATAAGTTGTTTGAAATTTTTCAATGGCTTTGGTTACTTCGAGATAATTTTTTGAGAAGTCAGGTTTTGATTCTTTTTTTTCTGGTGATGACATGATTACCTCTTTACGTTAGTTATAATTTTTTTAATTATGAAAATATTCTGTCATTGCTCACCCACTATGTCATTCTGGCATCACTGACAAAGTGATATAGTCGATTAGTGGCTACAATAATCTTATGAAATTGTAAAGATTTTACTTTTAATCGTGAGCTAATTTTGTAAATTTATTTTCTTTTTGTTGGAGTTGAATTAGGGGTAACGTTTGTACTTGTACTTGTACTTGTACTTGTACTTGTACTCCCCTTCCCACTTCCACTTGGTGGAGATTTAGTGGGTGTACGAGGAGTGGTTATAACTGCAGAGGGTTTAGGAGTTTTAGCCCTTTTAATGTCTGCAGGTTTGCAGGCTACAGATATTAATTTTGCGGCTTTATTAACACCACTTTGCTGAGCTTCAATTGCAAATTGATATAGATCTTTTTTTGTTCGAGTTAATTGGGGTTCGCGTAATGTTCCATCTAAATAGCTAAATATTGCACTGGTTACTTTTTCATTGTGTTCTGTAATAGCGTATTTCAAAACTTCAATAATAAAATTAATCTGCTTTTTAGTCTGCATTTCATTTAGTTTTTCAAAGACTTTTGGAAAGTTGTCCGTTATGTAAAAAATGGCATTAAAAAGATCTACATGATCCTTAGTATACTCTTCAGTAACAGGTGCAGTGGGTAAACTAATGGATATCAATTGGCCATAGCTTGAGCTAATTGGATGTTTGACAACTCGTTGTTTATTCGTAGGGTCATCAGACGTTGCCTTTGTAATAACATAATGGGCTTTCACAGGCTCCCTGATCTCATCCAGAACAGTGAAGCTGGATTGAAAGGTCAGAAGAATTTTATCATAAGTTGTTACAAGAGCATCTAAAGATTTTAAAAGAAGAGGAGGTGTAGGGCATGTTTCGAGTTGTTCCTTTTCCTTTAGCCTTTCTTCCTCTCTTTCTATTTCTGCATAAAGTGACGTTGTTGTTGTTTCATCAAGCCTTTTTTCTGCAATGGATGGGACTTTTGATTTTATAGCCATATATATAGATTTGAAATGGTCGTAATTTTCAAAATCAATTATAGGGAGCCCCAATAATTGTAAGATATGATTGCTGCAATCATAAATAAGTGATTCAAAAGTTTCGGTTGACTTTTGTTTAGGGTCTTCAAAGAAATAAGTAGATACTATGTCTGGGTAGATTTGGAATATTTTAGAAGCTAAAGGTTTTACATTAACTTTTTCAAAAACAGGAGAGTGAACAAAATAATAAAATTGTTTTTTCCAGGAACCCTCTGGATTGGAAGGATCAGATGTTTTTTTAAAATCAGGCAAAACTAGGCTGGAGAGTAGTTCCTCTGGGGTGGGATATTTTTTCGGTGTTGGCTTTGGTTGTATGGTAATAAAGTGTGCAATAGCATCGGCGCCATGATCTAATGTGGTTGGAATGTTTTCACGTAGTGTCAATAACAAAGTTAGTATGTGAAATAGATTAATTTCTTGCGCATTGTATTCATAAACAGGATTGGTAAAGTTTCTCTTTATTGAATTAAATGCTTGCTTAAAATCAAGGTAGGAGTCAATCCTTGGTGGGTCATTAGCGACCATAGCTAATAGTTCATTGCAGCAATCAAACATGATAAGATGTATTTCTCTGGGGGAAGAACTTTTCACTTTTTTTTCTCGGACATTTAAAAAAGCAGTGAAAAATATTTCATAATCTTCAAACTTTGCTTTTGCATCAGGCAATATGTCAATTTTTGCTTGCTCACATTCGGATAAAAATTTAGCAAAATCCGCTTTCCATTTTTTTCTTGCTAAAGTTCCGTCTTGCATTTTCTTAATCGCTTTAAATTCAGCTGATAACTGCTGTTGTGCTTTATCAAGGTCTTTAAGTTGAACTAAATCAGAATAAGTTCTTGTGCGTGATGTTGATAAAACTTTAGAATCCGCTACCGCCTGATGAGATTCTAGTTTTAAGATGGTTCTTAAGTTTTGTCTGCTTTGTTCGAGAGTTGTCACGATCAAGTTTTGAGTCTGGATCAGAAGTTCAAATGTACGTTTCAGTTCTTTTATTTTCTCATAGTTTTCAGGCAATGGCACTTTAGATTTGTTTTTTTCTAAAAAATCTCCTATAGCCGCTTTTTTACTCTTAAATTCACTTTCGTTTTCTACATTATTTTTAGTTATTTTGAGTGTGATGTTCGCGGATTCGCATGCTGCAGATAAGTCAGTAAAACATTGAGATACAAATCCCGGCATGTTATCAACCTGATTTGTGTCTTTGGTTTCTTGCCAATGGCTTTCTGGGAGTTTTATGTTTTTAGCGTCTAATAGAGGATAAAGATATTCTGCTTCGCCCGGCCTTACAAATATTTCTAAGGTTTGTGGTAAAACATCTAGTTCGGCATTATTCCAGGCTTTCAAAAAGTTTATAAAATCATTATTCCAGTGAGCTGTAGATTGGGGTATCTGCATAAGAATATCGCTTTTTTCTACAATTTTTTCTAGTTCCGCAATGGTTGGGTAAGGTTTTGCGGATTGTTTTTTTTCCTTCTGTTCTTTAATTGGAGCTCTAAGTTTTAGATCAGGTGCGCGGCTACTAAAGCTGAGAGATTTGGGTGTCTGGAAAAGTGACCTTGGAGTTGAAGGGGCTGTTGCAGGTGAAGTGGTAGGGCTGATCAAACTGAATGTAGCACCATTGCGAGTCGATGCAAGTGGAGTAGCAGGTGATGCAGAGGGAGGGATGGGTGATTGTGGTAGCAAAGTTGTTGAGCCAAGGAGAGGGCTTAAAGTTGATTGTGAATCGCCATCTATAGTAATAGTAAGAGGTGGGGTGGGTTGCCTTGGAGTTAGAAGTTCTGAAGTAGAGGTTGATGAAGTGATTGAGCTGCTTGCGGGAGAAGGAGCGCTGGAAGATATTGTGATTTTATTTTCTATTTCTATATTTGAACCTAAAGGGGGATTTAGACTGTCACTTTGAGCAGGAGTGCTATTGCTAATTGTAATTGGAGTTGATGGCATGGTTGAAGAAGAAGAGCTTGCACTACTAGGTTGTGATGCTGGTTCAGTTGTTGGTTCTTTGAGTTTTGATTCTAAACTCGGCTGATTCTTATCTGGCTCTTGAGTGGGTTCGCTTTTGAGTGACGGGGTCGCTGGATCAGATATTTCTGTTGGTTTATTTTTTTTATCCTCATTAATAGATTTTTCTAAAAATAAATTGATTTGATCAATTGCTGCTATAGCAGCATCTATGTGTGACAATAATTCATCATATTGATTAGTTACATTGCCTGAATGTACTGCGTCTCTAATAGCCTGTAGGGTTAGAGTCGGATTTGGGTCGTCTAGTGTGGTTATAGTGAGTCCGCGTTTGCTGCAAAATGCATACAACTCAGTGAAAAAGAATGCAGCAATTCTACTGCGTAAATTTCTTAACTCTTTTAGAAAATTATCTCTCTCTTCTTCCTGCTTAGGGGGGAATTGTAAAGTTTCTCCAATAGTAATACTAAGATCTTTTAGTGTATTTTTTATTTGTTTAAGCTCAAAATCACTGGGATTAAAATTGATTAAAATAAGGTGTTTGTTAAGTATTTCTTCCATTTGGACGTAATAAGTAAACTTTATAACTGCGTATGAATTTGTTGATTTTTCGAAAAACATCTTAGCTGTTGATATTCTACCTAACAGTTGGGAAATATTTTCTGCTTTTGTAAAATCTGTATCTTCTGAGAAATTCCATCCATCGAATAGTTTTTCAGACAGACATTTTTTCAATAATGGGATCAGCATTCGCAATTGTTGAGCTTGAGTTTCCTCAATAACTTTGATATGACTTTCTGGACTTAAGGTTGTTAGGCATGAAGTAATAGCATTATTACGTTCTAAAATAGCTTCTAGCATTGAGTCTTTGGTAACTGTTATATCTTTCTTTAATCGTAGAAAGTTGCGATTTAGTTGTGAAAGCAATGTTACATATAAATTATGAATGTCTGTAATAATTTTTTTTGTGAGGTTATTATTTTTAATGTCTTTTGCGTTGAGTATTATCTTTAAATACTCTCTTGCCTCAGTTATTTCTGTTATTGGAACTTCTGGTTGATCTTTTAGGTAGTTTAGCTTCTGACATTTCGTAAGAAATGTCAGGTGTAATGAAGCTAGTTGCTCTTTGGTTGCTCTTAGAGTTTGAAAGGTTTTTGTTTTAGACTTTTGATCTTTTTTTGATGTTTCAATGGTTTCTTCTAGGGATGCAATTTGTGTTTGATAAGTTTTAAAATTTTCTAAAATAGACGAAAACTCTAAACTAATTTGATGGTCGGTTGTCGAGCTTGATGATTGAGGTGGAGCAGGGCGGGACGATGGTGGGGGATTTTTTTGTTTTTCTTCCATAAATAATTCCTCGGAGTTTAGTGTAAAATTTATTTTTGTTTATACTCTCTTGTTTATTTATATGTTACTTAAGTTTCTTTGAAAAATATGAGTCCTTATGGGTTGTTAAAAAAATTTACTTCATAAAAATTCCTTTAGCCATGTTGGAAGGAAATTTAAGACTTCAGTAAAATTTTTAGGTTAATCGATGCTGTTAGGCTGGAGTGCAGCCGAAATTGGCTTGTTGATGCCAGAGGGGATTTTAGGGTGTTTAGTACAGACATGAACTTTTCCTTTTAAAGGCAGATGGGTAAGGTGCGCTTACTCTGGTTTCTTATAAGTGTCTGCAAAGCTTGAGCGCAAGAGAGATGGAGATTGCTTCTGGCGCCTACGAAATTCGTTAAGCCTATCATTAATAAAATATTATGGCAATCATGTTTATATTGCTGGTACAGAGATATCCTTCTACACTTAAGTCATTTCACTTATTGGAGAAAAACAAATGGCGGATTTAACTCAGAAGAAATGTCTTCCCTGTGAAGGAGGTGTGGCGCCGTTGACGCTTTCGGAGGCTAACAATTTATTGGGGCAAGTGTTGGGCTGGCAGCTGGATAGCACAGGCCAAGTAATTTCCCGGGATTTTACTTTTAAGAATTTCTATCAGGTGATGGCTTTTGTGAATGCGGTTGCTTGGTTGGCGCATCAGGAAAATCATCATCCCGATCTTGAGGTGGGTTATCAGCATTGTTTGGTGCGCTATAGCACGCATGCGATTGGCGGGCTTTCGGAAAATGATTTTATCTGTGCCGCTAAAGTGAATGGGTTGTTTGGGGATAAGCCGTAGCAAAAGTCACAAAATTCGACAGGATTTTAAGTAAAATACCTACATTTTTCGGGGTGTTTTCATTTGTCTGCCCTCGTATCTCCCTGTACAATATACCTTTTTTGTACCATATTTCAGGGGATAATTGTGACCACATCTTTATTGGAAAATGTAAGGCATATCCACTTTGTGGGTATTGGCGGGGCAGGGATGGGAGGAATTGCCGAAGTATTATTACACCAAGGCTATATAATCAGCGGCTCGGACATGGGTAAAAATGCCATGGTGCAGCGGCTTTCCGGTCTTGGCGCTAAAATTTTTCCCGAGCATAAAGCACAAAATATCCTGGGGGCGGAAATAGTGGTGGTTTCTACCGCTATTGCTGAGGATAACCCTGAAGTCATTGCGGCGCGATTGGCGAATATTCCGGTGATTGCACGCGCGCAGATGCTGGCTGAGCTCATGCATAGCAAATATGGAATCGCTATTGCCGGCACCCACGGTAAAACTACCACCACGAGTTTAGTTGCCTCTATCTTAACCGAAGGTGGATTAGATCCGACTTTCGTCATCGGTGGTTTATTAAAAAGCGCCGGCGCCAATGCGCATTTAGGCACGAGTGAATATTTTGTCGCTGAAGCCGATGAGAGCGACGCTTCGTTTTTATTCTTACATCCTAAAATCACCATTGTGACCAATGTCGATGCCGATCACCTCGGAACTTATGGCGGGGATTTCGAATGCTTGTGCGATACGTTTATTCGATTTTTACATCAGCTGCCTGAAGATGGTTTGGCCATTGTCTGTATTGATGATCCGGTGATCCGGGAATTATTGCCGCGTATTACCCGGCCGGTAGTGACTTATGGTTTTGACAGTGCGGCAGAAATCCGCATTACGGATTTTGATCCGCAGGGTTTTCAGACGCATTTTAAAGTGCGTGATACGCACCATGGCGAGGAGGTGGTGGTTAGTCTGAATTTGCCAGGTGCGCATAATGTCTTAAATGCGACAGCAGCAATAGCGGTGGCTTTTCGATTAGGTATTTCGGGAGAGGCAGTTGCGCGTGCGTTGCAGAAATTCGCAGGCGTAGGTCGCAGAATGCAGATTTACGGTGAGCTACCAGTGGGCAAGGGTGGGGTGTTGGTGATTGATGATTATGGTCACCATCCGCGTGAAATCGCAGCGACTTGGGCGGCGATCCGTCAAGCCTGGCCGGAGCGACGTTTGGTGGTGGTGTATCAGCCGCACCGTTATACTCGCACCCGGGATTTGTTTACGGATTTTGTCAGTGTGTTGACCAAAGAGGTCGATAAATTGATTTTGCTGGACGTCTATTCTGCGGGAGAAACACCGATATCCGGCGCTGACGGTGCTGCGTTATTTTTGGCGATTCAATCACATACTGAAGGCGAGCCGGTATTTGTGCCGCATATGGATGATTTACCGGAAGTGCTTGCGCGAGAGCTGCGCGCTGGTGATGTGTTGTTGACGCAAGGCGCAGGCAGTGTCGGGGGGGTGGCGCCGAAATTGATGGCTAAGGAATTTCAGTTGGTAGCTTAGGATTTACTACAGGATCATTCCATGTCAGACCTACAACTCTCTCCAGCCTTGCGTGGCGTATTACTGAAAGATGAGCCACTAGCCGGCTACACTTCCTGGCACGTTGGCGGCAAGGCCAAGCGCTTTTACAAGCCTTTCGATCTGGCTGATCTTGCCGCGTTTCTACCGACATTACCCCCCACAGAAACTATCGTCTGGCTCGGTCTTGGCAGTAATGTCTTGATCCGTGACGGCGGCATTAACGGCACGGTGATTTTTACCCAAGGTTGTATAAAAGAACTGAGTTTGCAGACTCCGGAGACTATCCGTGCTGAAGCCGGCGTCACCTGCGCTAAATTAGCTAAATTCTGCGCCCGCCACCAATTAGCGCAAGGCGCTTTTTTTGCCGGCATTCCTGGAACGGTAGGCGGTGCTTTAGCCATGAATGCCGGTGCGTTTAATGGTGAGACCTGGTCATATGTGACTGCGGTGGAAACCATCGATAGAGAGGGAGTTATCCGTAAAAGGTTGAAACAGGATTTTGAAGTGGCCTACCGCGAAGTCAAACGTCCGGCCAATGAGTGGTTTGTCGCCGGCCATTTTCAATTTCCGCTGGGGGATGAACAACAAGCTAATCAGGCCATCCGCGAATTATTGCGCAAACGTGGAGATAGCCAGCCGATTGGCGAATTCAGTTGTGGCTCAGTATTTCGCAATCCACCCGGTGATTATGCGGGAAGGTTAATTGAATCTTGTGGTTTAAAGGGGAAAAAAATCGGCGGTGCGTGGGTGTCAACTAAGCATGCGAATTTTATTATTAATGGCGGTGAGGCAACAGCGGCTGACATTGAAAATTTAATTGAAAATGTGCAGCAAGTGGTAAAAGAGCAGACGGGGGTTAGTTTACAGCCAGAGTGCCATATGGTAGGAGAGCCATAGCTAGTTTAAAAATAGAAATGGAATAAATCAGAAAAAAAATATAACTCCAAATACTTGTATTTTTTTGGTATTTTTTAACTAGGGTCTATCGTCAATTAGCCCGCTACAGAACGCAAATTTGAGAAAAGTATGCCCCAAAAAAAACATATCGCTATATTATGCGGCGGCCAATCCGCCGAGCATGAAGTATCCATACAATCCGCTAAAAATATTATTCAGGCACTAGATGTCAATCGTTATCAGATTTCCACCATATTAAT
The Gammaproteobacteria bacterium DNA segment above includes these coding regions:
- the mnmA gene encoding tRNA 2-thiouridine(34) synthase MnmA, with the protein product MVSKPKIIVGLSGGVDSSVAAILLCQQGYDVHGVFMQNWDQDNQDPFCSANQDFLDAKMVCERLDIPLQTVRFAKEYWERVFQHFLDEYAKGRTPNPDILCNKEIKFKAFLDYAISQGAEFIATGHYARCVRKDGQYQLQKGLDANKDQSYFLYTLQQSQLARSLFPLGELEKPAVRAMAQAAGLANHAKKDSTGICFIGERKFKDFLGEYLLARPGNIENDSGKVIGRHSGLMFYTLGQRQGLGIGGRQDAKADPWYVVAKDIARNTLIVGQGHEHPRLLTKVLQCRQMHWVLGHAPPFPLQCAAKTRYRQRDAACMVRQLGEDYLQVEFFEPQWAVTEGQSVVFYQGEVCLGGGVIE
- a CDS encoding 4a-hydroxytetrahydrobiopterin dehydratase; its protein translation is MADLTQKKCLPCEGGVAPLTLSEANNLLGQVLGWQLDSTGQVISRDFTFKNFYQVMAFVNAVAWLAHQENHHPDLEVGYQHCLVRYSTHAIGGLSENDFICAAKVNGLFGDKP
- the murC gene encoding UDP-N-acetylmuramate--L-alanine ligase, with product MTTSLLENVRHIHFVGIGGAGMGGIAEVLLHQGYIISGSDMGKNAMVQRLSGLGAKIFPEHKAQNILGAEIVVVSTAIAEDNPEVIAARLANIPVIARAQMLAELMHSKYGIAIAGTHGKTTTTSLVASILTEGGLDPTFVIGGLLKSAGANAHLGTSEYFVAEADESDASFLFLHPKITIVTNVDADHLGTYGGDFECLCDTFIRFLHQLPEDGLAIVCIDDPVIRELLPRITRPVVTYGFDSAAEIRITDFDPQGFQTHFKVRDTHHGEEVVVSLNLPGAHNVLNATAAIAVAFRLGISGEAVARALQKFAGVGRRMQIYGELPVGKGGVLVIDDYGHHPREIAATWAAIRQAWPERRLVVVYQPHRYTRTRDLFTDFVSVLTKEVDKLILLDVYSAGETPISGADGAALFLAIQSHTEGEPVFVPHMDDLPEVLARELRAGDVLLTQGAGSVGGVAPKLMAKEFQLVA
- the murB gene encoding UDP-N-acetylmuramate dehydrogenase, coding for MSDLQLSPALRGVLLKDEPLAGYTSWHVGGKAKRFYKPFDLADLAAFLPTLPPTETIVWLGLGSNVLIRDGGINGTVIFTQGCIKELSLQTPETIRAEAGVTCAKLAKFCARHQLAQGAFFAGIPGTVGGALAMNAGAFNGETWSYVTAVETIDREGVIRKRLKQDFEVAYREVKRPANEWFVAGHFQFPLGDEQQANQAIRELLRKRGDSQPIGEFSCGSVFRNPPGDYAGRLIESCGLKGKKIGGAWVSTKHANFIINGGEATAADIENLIENVQQVVKEQTGVSLQPECHMVGEP